One Paraburkholderia sp. PREW-6R genomic region harbors:
- a CDS encoding MFS transporter has product MATDKALTPEQRSKFRRILASALVGNMLEFYDLFVYGFLAVVMAKAFFPTGDAYTSMLAAATTFGVSYFIRPLGAMVIGSYSDRHGRKAGMMLTIWLMGIGTLVIACAPTYATFGVVGTLILVLGKVLQGFSAGGEFGSTVSFVTEHAPKGMKGYFASYQVVGIGLATGLASIVGLGANRLMTPDMLASWGWRVPFLIGLAIVPFGYWIRRRVDETPEFEKSSHERNPIRDTFATAKARLAGAIGLYSLAASTNYLLGVFIPLYAQKVLGMSPVDSMWGAIGYSVAQIVLPPVFGALSDRIGRLALITTGTLLTVVLTIPAFHLMVASPTVGVYVFCVTGLTACVMVFQGAMPAFVAELFPHSTRTTSIAVVHNLTFAVFGGLSLMICTWIANETGSKFVPAYYVMVTAVIALVCILYFRKRTYPVSAHENVLKNA; this is encoded by the coding sequence ATGGCAACCGATAAAGCTTTAACTCCTGAGCAACGCAGCAAATTTCGCCGCATCCTGGCCTCTGCGCTGGTGGGCAACATGCTCGAGTTCTACGATCTGTTCGTCTACGGCTTCCTGGCCGTCGTAATGGCCAAAGCCTTCTTCCCGACGGGCGACGCCTACACCTCGATGCTCGCCGCTGCGACGACTTTCGGCGTCAGCTATTTCATCCGGCCGCTCGGCGCGATGGTAATCGGCTCATACAGCGACAGGCATGGCCGCAAGGCCGGCATGATGCTCACCATCTGGCTGATGGGAATCGGCACGCTCGTGATTGCCTGCGCGCCCACCTATGCGACATTCGGCGTGGTCGGTACATTGATCCTCGTGCTGGGCAAAGTCCTGCAGGGCTTCTCCGCGGGCGGTGAGTTCGGCTCGACCGTCTCCTTCGTCACGGAGCACGCACCGAAGGGAATGAAAGGGTACTTTGCGAGTTATCAGGTGGTCGGCATTGGCCTTGCCACGGGCCTCGCGAGTATCGTCGGGCTCGGTGCGAACAGGCTGATGACGCCCGACATGCTGGCGTCGTGGGGCTGGCGTGTGCCGTTTCTGATCGGCCTCGCGATCGTGCCGTTCGGTTACTGGATCCGCCGGCGCGTCGACGAGACGCCGGAATTCGAGAAGTCCAGTCACGAACGCAACCCCATCCGCGATACGTTCGCGACGGCCAAAGCTCGTCTCGCCGGGGCTATCGGCCTGTATTCGCTCGCCGCTTCGACGAATTATCTGTTGGGCGTTTTCATTCCGCTGTACGCGCAGAAGGTGTTGGGAATGAGCCCGGTGGATTCAATGTGGGGCGCGATTGGCTATTCGGTCGCACAGATTGTACTGCCACCCGTCTTCGGCGCACTGTCGGATCGTATTGGCCGGCTTGCGCTCATTACGACGGGAACGCTGCTTACCGTCGTCCTAACGATTCCTGCATTTCACCTGATGGTCGCGTCCCCCACAGTCGGCGTCTATGTCTTCTGCGTCACTGGATTGACAGCGTGCGTGATGGTGTTCCAGGGTGCGATGCCCGCGTTCGTCGCGGAACTGTTTCCGCATAGCACGCGTACCACCAGCATCGCGGTTGTCCATAACCTGACTTTCGCCGTGTTCGGCGGCCTATCGCTGATGATCTGCACGTGGATTGCAAACGAGACCGGCAGCAAGTTTGTGCCTGCTTATTACGTCATGGTCACTGCCGTCATCGCGCTAGTCTGCATTCTTTACTTTCGCAAGCGGACATACCCTGTTTCTGCTCACGAGAACGTGCTGAAAAACGCCTGA